One genomic window of Psychrobacillus sp. INOP01 includes the following:
- the uvrA gene encoding excinuclease ABC subunit UvrA produces MKNQEIVIQGARAHNLKNVSLKIPRDKLVVMTGLSGSGKSSLAFDTIYAEGQRRYVESLSAYARQFLGQMDKPDVDVIEGLSPAISIDQKTTSKNPRSTVATVTEIYDYMRLLYARVGKPICPNHGIEISSQTIEQMVDRLSEYPEKTKMQVLAPIVSGRKGTHVKLLEEMKKEGFVRVRIDGELIDLDDDINLDKNKKHNIEVVIDRIIMKEGVAARLSDSIESALRLADGRVLIDVMEHEEVLFSEHHACPICGFSIGELEPRMFSFNSPFGACTDCDGLGTKLEVDPDLVVPDKSVTLADGAIVAWQPTSSQYYPKLLEAVCKHYKIKMNVPVEKLPIDQWNKIMYGSGNDNIRFRYENEFGQVRDNLITFEGVLANIERRYKDTSSDYIREQMEKYMEQHNCPTCNGYRLKEETLAVKINSLHIGEITKYSIEEANKFFNELSLSEKDMQIARLVLREINERLGFLENVGLDYLTLNRASGTLSGGEAQRIRLATQIGSRLTGVLYILDEPSIGLHQRDNDRLIETLKNMRDIGNTLIVVEHDEDTMMAADYLIDVGPGAGVHGGEIIAAGTPEQVMKNKKSLTGQYLSGQKFIPLPVERRKPDGRFIKIKGASENNLKNVNVDVPLGVFTAVTGVSGSGKSTLVNEILYKSLAQKLNRSKVKPGAHKSMEGIDMLEKVIDIDQSPIGRTPRSNPATYTGVFDDMRDLFASTNEAKVRGYKKGRFSFNVKGGRCEACRGDGIIKIEMHFLPDVYVPCEICHGKRYNRETLEVQYKGKNIADILKMTAEDGLAFFENHPKISRKLQTIVDVGLGYMELGQPATTLSGGEAQRVKLASELHKRSNGKSFYILDEPTTGLHVDDIARLLVVLQRLVDNGDSVLVIEHNLDVIKTADYMIDLGPEGGDKGGTIIAVGTPEKIAASKDSYTGKYLKTILERDRQRMDEVVTKASKKKKSPVSTS; encoded by the coding sequence TTGAAAAATCAAGAAATCGTGATTCAAGGTGCACGTGCACATAATTTAAAAAATGTAAGTTTGAAGATACCAAGAGATAAGCTCGTGGTCATGACTGGTCTTTCAGGCTCAGGCAAGTCTTCTTTAGCTTTTGATACAATCTACGCTGAAGGACAAAGACGCTATGTAGAGTCATTATCTGCCTATGCACGACAATTTTTAGGGCAAATGGATAAGCCAGATGTAGATGTCATTGAGGGACTATCACCAGCTATTTCCATCGATCAAAAAACGACGAGTAAAAACCCACGATCTACAGTTGCAACCGTGACCGAAATTTATGACTATATGCGACTATTGTATGCACGAGTTGGAAAACCAATATGTCCCAATCATGGTATTGAAATTTCATCTCAAACGATTGAACAAATGGTAGATCGCTTAAGTGAATATCCAGAAAAAACAAAGATGCAAGTACTAGCGCCTATTGTTTCAGGACGTAAAGGAACGCATGTAAAGCTCTTGGAAGAGATGAAAAAAGAGGGCTTCGTTCGTGTACGCATCGATGGAGAGTTAATTGATTTAGATGATGATATCAATCTAGATAAAAATAAAAAACATAATATTGAGGTTGTAATCGACCGAATTATAATGAAAGAAGGAGTTGCTGCAAGACTTAGTGATTCCATAGAGTCAGCACTAAGACTTGCAGATGGTAGAGTTTTAATAGATGTTATGGAGCATGAAGAAGTTCTATTTAGTGAGCATCATGCCTGTCCAATATGTGGATTTTCTATCGGGGAATTAGAGCCACGAATGTTTTCTTTTAATAGTCCATTTGGTGCGTGTACAGATTGTGATGGACTTGGTACGAAGTTAGAGGTGGATCCCGATTTAGTTGTTCCCGACAAAAGTGTCACACTCGCAGACGGAGCTATTGTCGCATGGCAGCCAACAAGCTCCCAGTATTATCCAAAGCTCTTAGAGGCAGTATGTAAGCATTACAAAATAAAAATGAATGTTCCGGTTGAAAAATTACCGATCGATCAATGGAACAAAATTATGTATGGTTCAGGGAATGATAATATTCGTTTCCGCTATGAAAATGAATTTGGACAAGTTCGAGATAACTTGATTACATTTGAAGGTGTTCTTGCTAATATTGAGCGTAGATATAAGGATACGTCCTCCGATTATATTCGTGAGCAAATGGAAAAATATATGGAGCAACATAATTGTCCTACATGTAATGGCTATCGTCTAAAAGAAGAAACACTTGCAGTGAAGATAAATTCTCTTCATATTGGGGAAATTACGAAATATTCCATTGAAGAAGCAAATAAGTTTTTCAATGAGTTAAGTTTATCCGAAAAAGATATGCAAATTGCTCGCCTTGTGCTGAGAGAAATTAATGAACGTCTAGGGTTTCTAGAGAATGTTGGACTAGATTATTTAACATTAAACCGTGCTTCGGGAACTTTGTCAGGTGGGGAAGCGCAACGTATTCGCTTGGCAACCCAAATTGGATCGAGATTGACAGGTGTGTTATACATTTTGGATGAACCGTCTATCGGGTTACATCAGCGAGATAATGATCGACTAATCGAAACATTAAAAAACATGCGAGATATTGGGAACACCTTAATAGTTGTAGAGCATGATGAGGACACAATGATGGCAGCGGACTACTTAATAGACGTGGGCCCTGGTGCAGGAGTGCATGGCGGAGAGATAATCGCTGCAGGAACTCCAGAGCAAGTGATGAAAAACAAAAAGTCTTTAACCGGTCAATATTTAAGTGGGCAAAAGTTTATTCCTCTTCCAGTAGAAAGAAGAAAGCCAGATGGTCGCTTTATCAAAATAAAGGGTGCTTCAGAAAACAACTTGAAAAATGTAAATGTAGATGTTCCGTTAGGAGTATTTACAGCTGTTACAGGAGTTTCAGGGTCTGGTAAAAGTACATTAGTAAATGAAATATTATATAAATCACTAGCACAAAAACTAAATCGTTCCAAAGTGAAGCCCGGAGCACATAAAAGCATGGAAGGTATCGACATGTTGGAAAAGGTAATTGATATAGACCAGTCTCCGATTGGCCGTACTCCACGGTCCAACCCAGCTACTTATACAGGAGTTTTTGATGATATGCGTGATCTTTTTGCATCAACGAATGAAGCAAAAGTAAGAGGATATAAAAAAGGAAGATTTAGCTTTAATGTTAAAGGCGGGCGTTGTGAGGCATGTCGTGGGGATGGCATTATAAAAATTGAAATGCATTTCCTTCCAGATGTATATGTCCCATGTGAAATCTGTCATGGCAAACGATACAACCGTGAAACATTAGAAGTACAATACAAAGGTAAAAATATTGCTGATATACTTAAAATGACTGCAGAGGATGGGCTGGCCTTTTTCGAAAATCATCCGAAAATCAGCCGTAAACTACAAACAATTGTAGATGTAGGGCTTGGATATATGGAATTAGGACAACCAGCAACTACCCTCTCTGGTGGGGAAGCGCAGCGTGTAAAGCTAGCTTCTGAATTACACAAGCGTTCTAATGGGAAGTCATTTTATATCTTGGATGAACCGACTACAGGTCTACATGTAGACGATATCGCAAGATTGCTAGTAGTACTTCAACGTTTAGTAGATAACGGAGATAGTGTATTAGTAATTGAGCATAATTTAGATGTCATTAAAACAGCGGATTACATGATTGATCTAGGGCCAGAAGGTGGAGACAAAGGTGGAACAATTATTGCGGTAGGTACACCTGAGAAAATTGCTGCATCGAAAGACTCGTATACAGGGAAGTACTTGAAAACTATTTTAGAAAGAGATCGACAACGGATGGATGAAGTTGTAACGAAAGCGTCTAAAAAGAAAAAAAGTCCTGTATCGACTTCGTGA
- a CDS encoding N-acetylmuramoyl-L-alanine amidase, translating to MKIMLDAGHGPNTIGKRTPDGKMKEFEFNEAVAQLVKNELTGFDLIVMNCHDRERDVPLKERTTLANKMRVDAFISLHANAYGTTWNNTSGIETFTYTKPSEQSVILATLIQNSLCSITGRWNRGVKKADFSVVRDTRMPAVLVECGFMTNKHEAILLQSTEYRMRCAKAISFAILCWIQQKR from the coding sequence ATGAAAATTATGCTTGATGCAGGCCATGGACCTAACACTATCGGCAAAAGGACACCAGATGGAAAAATGAAAGAGTTTGAATTTAATGAAGCGGTTGCTCAACTTGTAAAAAATGAACTAACTGGTTTTGATCTAATTGTTATGAATTGTCATGACAGGGAGAGAGATGTTCCTCTTAAGGAAAGAACAACATTAGCTAACAAAATGAGAGTTGACGCATTTATCTCTCTCCATGCCAATGCGTATGGTACAACGTGGAATAATACTAGTGGAATCGAAACCTTTACTTATACAAAACCTTCCGAGCAATCTGTTATTCTCGCAACGCTTATCCAAAACTCTCTATGCTCTATTACGGGAAGATGGAATCGAGGAGTGAAGAAGGCTGATTTTTCAGTTGTTCGAGACACAAGGATGCCAGCTGTGCTAGTAGAATGTGGATTTATGACGAACAAACACGAAGCAATTTTATTGCAATCAACAGAGTACAGAATGCGCTGCGCGAAAGCCATCTCTTTTGCAATTCTATGTTGGATCCAGCAAAAGCGGTGA
- the uvrB gene encoding excinuclease ABC subunit UvrB, whose product MEQIFDLQAPYEPAGDQVEAIKELVEGVNAGKRYQTLLGATGTGKTYTISNVIQQTNKPTLVMAHNKTLAGQLYSEFKEFFPNNAVEYFVSYYDYFQPEAYVPQTDTFIEKDSSINEEIDKLRHSATSSLFERKDVIIIASVSCIYGLGNPEEYKEMVVSLRTGMEIERNQLLRKLVDIQYERNDLNFVRGKFRVRGDVVEIFPASRDEKCLRVEFFGDEIDRIREVNALTGEILGERDHVAIFPASHFVTREEKLKLALANIEKELEEQLAYLRSEDKLLEAQRLEQRTRYDLEMMEEMGFCSGIENYSRHLTLREAGAVPYTLLDYFPEDFLLVVDESHVSLPQVRGMYNGDQARKSVLVNYGFRLPSALDNRPLTFNEYEKHINQAIFVSATPGPYELEHTPEMVEQIIRPTGLLDPVITVKPIEGQIDDLINEIHERAAKNERVLITTLTKKMSEDLTDYLKEIGIKVQYLHSEVKTLERTEIIRELRLGTYDVLIGINLLREGIDIPEVSLVAILDADKEGFLRSERSLIQTIGRAARNSNGEVVMYADKMTDSMRKAIDETKRRRTIQMEYNEKHGITPKTIQKKIREVIRASQVAEEEETYAQRLISGKPLTKQEKATLLENLEKEMKDAAKALNFERAAELRDTILELKLEG is encoded by the coding sequence ATGGAACAAATTTTTGATTTACAAGCTCCGTATGAGCCAGCGGGAGATCAAGTAGAAGCAATAAAAGAACTAGTGGAAGGCGTTAATGCGGGAAAAAGATATCAGACCTTACTTGGTGCAACAGGTACAGGTAAAACATATACGATTTCAAACGTGATTCAGCAAACAAACAAACCGACGCTAGTAATGGCGCATAACAAAACACTTGCTGGACAATTATATAGCGAGTTTAAAGAATTCTTCCCAAATAATGCTGTGGAGTATTTCGTTAGTTATTATGATTATTTTCAACCGGAAGCATACGTTCCACAAACCGATACATTTATAGAAAAGGATTCAAGTATCAACGAGGAAATAGACAAGTTACGACATTCTGCTACGTCCTCTTTATTCGAAAGAAAAGATGTCATTATTATCGCTTCAGTATCTTGTATCTATGGGTTAGGAAATCCAGAAGAATACAAAGAGATGGTCGTATCACTAAGAACGGGAATGGAAATTGAACGCAATCAGTTATTACGAAAACTCGTCGACATTCAGTATGAACGAAACGATTTGAACTTCGTGCGTGGAAAGTTCCGTGTTCGTGGTGATGTAGTAGAAATTTTTCCTGCTTCACGCGATGAAAAATGTCTGCGAGTAGAATTCTTCGGGGATGAAATTGATCGTATTCGTGAGGTTAATGCACTTACTGGAGAAATTTTAGGTGAACGTGATCATGTCGCAATATTTCCAGCTTCCCACTTCGTTACTCGTGAAGAAAAGTTGAAGCTAGCCTTAGCAAATATTGAAAAAGAATTAGAAGAGCAGCTTGCGTATTTAAGAAGCGAGGATAAGTTATTAGAAGCTCAACGATTGGAGCAACGTACGAGATATGATTTAGAAATGATGGAAGAGATGGGCTTTTGCTCAGGGATTGAAAACTACTCTCGTCATTTAACCTTAAGAGAGGCTGGAGCAGTTCCTTATACATTACTTGATTATTTTCCAGAGGATTTTTTACTCGTAGTGGATGAAAGCCACGTTTCATTACCTCAAGTGAGAGGAATGTATAATGGTGACCAAGCTAGAAAATCAGTGCTCGTAAATTATGGTTTCCGATTGCCATCTGCACTAGATAATCGTCCTCTAACATTCAATGAGTATGAAAAACATATAAACCAAGCTATATTTGTTTCAGCAACACCTGGTCCTTATGAGCTGGAGCATACACCGGAAATGGTGGAGCAAATTATTCGTCCAACTGGTCTATTGGATCCCGTCATTACAGTGAAGCCTATTGAAGGGCAAATAGATGATTTGATCAATGAAATACATGAAAGAGCTGCCAAAAATGAACGTGTTTTAATCACGACGCTAACGAAAAAAATGTCGGAGGATTTAACGGACTACTTAAAAGAAATCGGTATAAAGGTACAGTATTTACATTCAGAAGTAAAAACCTTGGAACGTACTGAAATTATTCGTGAGCTCCGTTTAGGTACCTACGATGTATTAATAGGAATTAACTTGTTACGAGAAGGTATAGATATACCTGAAGTGTCATTAGTGGCCATATTAGATGCAGATAAAGAAGGGTTTTTACGTTCCGAGCGTTCATTGATTCAGACTATTGGCCGTGCTGCGCGAAATTCCAATGGGGAAGTAGTTATGTATGCGGATAAAATGACGGACTCCATGCGAAAAGCTATAGATGAAACGAAACGTCGCCGGACAATTCAAATGGAATACAACGAGAAACACGGAATAACACCAAAAACGATTCAAAAGAAAATAAGAGAAGTGATACGTGCTTCACAGGTTGCTGAAGAGGAAGAAACGTATGCACAGCGCTTAATAAGTGGAAAACCATTAACGAAACAGGAAAAAGCAACACTTCTAGAAAATTTAGAAAAAGAAATGAAAGATGCAGCCAAAGCTCTTAACTTTGAACGGGCTGCAGAACTACGTGACACAATTTTGGAACTGAAGCTGGAAGGGTGA
- a CDS encoding DUF4097 family beta strand repeat-containing protein, with product MQEERKRILDMVENGTITAQEALALLEELGKQTTPATQFIPEEKEYTKSQNKNTDFVEDLKRDFTVMGERFMQFMQGTVDKMKDFDMPFGEPVVFEEQFVKEDVDLTDISINIANGKVEIQPTEEQHARATVKVKSFKNSTEEEAKKRFREEFIFTTEGNKLRVYSDMKTTSVQVTLYVPNKEYNNISVRLFNGEFSAKNLEANSFRIKTTNGKVELDELKFERADIETVNGSVQVQRVEGETIEVETMNGRIYVDGKLKEIEGSSVSGHVILTTKDKDARKIEGTAVAGTVELYIPKDVSIKGEATSQIGKIDVQLADVTHLNQSEQLLNKKVGFTKIVDSEAAPLRVHGDAKTGSVVVRYTVEGE from the coding sequence ATGCAAGAAGAACGAAAACGTATTTTAGATATGGTTGAAAATGGCACGATTACTGCGCAAGAAGCATTGGCATTACTTGAAGAGCTTGGAAAACAAACAACACCTGCCACACAGTTTATACCTGAGGAGAAAGAATATACAAAGTCACAAAACAAAAATACCGATTTTGTGGAAGATTTGAAGCGCGATTTCACGGTAATGGGTGAACGATTTATGCAGTTTATGCAAGGAACTGTGGACAAAATGAAGGATTTTGATATGCCATTTGGAGAACCAGTTGTTTTTGAAGAACAATTCGTTAAAGAGGATGTAGATTTGACGGATATTTCTATTAATATTGCGAATGGTAAAGTTGAAATTCAACCCACGGAAGAACAGCATGCACGTGCTACTGTTAAAGTGAAATCCTTTAAAAATTCAACTGAAGAGGAAGCGAAGAAACGTTTCCGTGAAGAGTTTATTTTCACAACAGAAGGAAACAAATTACGTGTGTATAGCGATATGAAAACTACTTCGGTACAAGTAACGTTATATGTTCCAAACAAAGAATATAATAATATTTCTGTCCGTTTGTTCAATGGTGAGTTCTCAGCTAAAAATTTAGAGGCAAACTCATTTAGAATTAAAACAACTAATGGAAAAGTAGAATTAGATGAATTGAAGTTTGAAAGAGCTGATATAGAAACGGTTAATGGATCGGTTCAGGTTCAACGTGTTGAAGGAGAAACGATTGAAGTAGAGACGATGAATGGTCGTATTTATGTAGATGGTAAGCTCAAAGAAATAGAAGGTTCATCGGTGAGCGGACATGTTATTTTAACAACTAAAGATAAAGACGCTCGTAAAATAGAAGGCACAGCGGTGGCTGGAACAGTTGAACTGTATATTCCAAAGGATGTATCGATAAAAGGGGAGGCTACTTCCCAAATTGGTAAAATAGATGTTCAATTGGCTGATGTTACCCACCTAAACCAATCTGAGCAGCTGTTAAACAAAAAAGTAGGGTTCACGAAAATAGTGGATTCAGAAGCTGCACCTCTACGAGTACACGGTGATGCAAAAACAGGATCAGTTGTTGTCCGTTATACAGTAGAAGGAGAATAA
- a CDS encoding IDEAL domain-containing protein: MDKQYSYADFLKAMGQTGKESSAENLLNEIYLDMFLNIIHREQSSKRLLSLIDEALDQKDRAAFMEYSTALHQLNSPK, encoded by the coding sequence ATGGACAAACAATATTCATATGCAGATTTCTTGAAAGCAATGGGTCAAACGGGGAAAGAAAGCTCTGCCGAAAATTTGTTAAACGAAATATATCTTGATATGTTTTTGAACATTATCCACCGGGAACAAAGTAGTAAGCGTCTCTTATCATTGATAGACGAGGCACTAGATCAGAAAGATAGGGCTGCATTTATGGAGTATTCAACTGCACTTCATCAGCTAAACAGTCCAAAATAA